A stretch of DNA from Candidatus Cloacimonas sp.:
AAAATGCGTTTATAATGATTGTAAACGGCAACGGAAATTATCTCTTTGGCATTATCCTGTCCAATAACATATTGATCAAGATAGGACTTGATTTTGCTTGGGACCGGAGCTTCAAATGCTTCCTTTGATATATCTTCTTTATTTGTATCAATGATATTATGACACATTACGATACATTCATCACAAATGTTACCGGCAATGCCTCTAATCAAGTTTTTCACTTCATTTTCCGCTCGTCCGCAGAAAGAACAGGTTAAAGTTCTGTATTTATCCAAGGATTCCTCCTTTGTTTTGCATTTTTTAATATAACTATTAGCGTTACTTGTGTATTTTTCTTAATTCTGATTTAGTATAAATTTAGTCAAGCTATTTTCGCACTGAAATCACTTCATCTATTATTCCATAGTTCTTGGCTTCTTCAGCACTCATAAAATAATTGCGTTCCGTATCTTCCATAATTTTTTCGATATTTTGTTGCGTGTGCAAATGCAGAATTTCATTCATCCTACCGCGTAAATACAAAATTTCTTTTGCTTGAATTTCGATATCGGTTGCCTGACCTTGAGCCCCACCCATTGGTTGATGAATCATAATTCTACTATTGGGAAGGGCAGTTCTTTTTCCGGCAGCCCCGGCAGCCAATAAAACAGCAGCCATACTTGCTGCCTGACCAATACAAATTGTACTAACCCGGGGTCTGATATATTGCATTGTATCATATATAGCGAGCCCAGCGGATATAACTCCGCCCGGACTATTTATATACATATAAATATCTTTTTCGGGATCTTCACCTTCCAAATGAAGTAACTGCGCCACAACCGTATTTGCCAAATTATCTTCTATCACTCCGCCGACAAAGACAATTCTATCTTTCAGCAATCGAGAATATATATCATAGGCACGTTCCGAACGACCTACCTGTTCAATGACTATGGGGACAAAACTCATTATTCCTCCTTTGTATCATCCGATGCCATATCTAAATTTTGTTCATCTGGAGTTTCCTCTTTTAGCACAAATGAACAGGTCTTAGCAATTTGGCGTAAAAGAAAATATTCTTTGGCTGACTCGCGTAAATCCTCAATATTTGTATCTTTTTCTCTCTTTTCTTTATATGCTTCAACTGGAATATCGTTATAAATTGCCATATGAGTCATATATTCTTCCATCATATCGTCAGTAAGTTCTATAGGCATTTTTTGCAGGAGAGAATCGAGGATAAATGTTCTAATTATATCCTGCGTATACATAAATCTTAATTGCGTATAGAGGAAATTAGCCAATTGTTCATCTTTTACCTTGCCCATTCTATCCATCACCATATATTGAATAGTTTTTTCAGGTAGCGCAAAAGGATTTTCTGCAAAATATTCTGAAATGATGCCTGCATTTTCAATTTCCATATTAAAATGTTCATTTCTCAATCTCATTTCTTCGCTTATACTGGCTCTCATATCTTCCATAGAATCGTATTCCATATCTTTAGCTAATTCATCATCAAGTTCTGGCATAATTTTTCTTTTAATGGTTTGGATCACTATTTCACAGGGATATTCCGTTTCGTCTTCTATTTCTATATCAGCATACAAAGCACTATCTCTTATCTGCTTACCAGACAATTTCATCTGAACCGTATCTCCTTTATGATGGCCGATTAGTTCAGGCAATTTATTAGCTTCATCGGGAGAAGCACTAAAAGTAGCTAAAATAGTTTGTGTGTCATTTCCTTGCTGAACATTTATATCTACCTCTATTTCATCGAAACTTTCAACTGTCTCTACTTCTTTAACGATGCTGTTTTTCATCGCGATTTCATTAATGAAATCCTCTACTTTGTCTTCCAAGAGAATAGGTTTAATAGGAACGGTTAGGCCTTCAATTTGTTTCAATTCGAGGGTTGGTTCATATTCAATTTCAATCTTAATGGTCATATCATTGCCTTTTTCCCAGCTAATGTCTTTTACATCGGGATATAGCAAATAATGTATATCATATTCTTTAACCGCCTTCATAAATGCATCATAACAGTAATCGTTATAAAAATCTTCTTTAATCTTATCGGCATATAAGCGTTCCAACATATTAAGCGGAGCTTTTCCTTTGCGGAAACCGGGAATATTTACATCTTTAGAGACCTTATACAGATACTTTTCATAAGCATCACTAACTTCTTCCGAAGGGATGGTCAGGTTAATTTCTTTAGTCACTTCATTTAATTGTTCAAATGTTACTTGCACTATATTCTCCTGCTATTTATTTTTTATAATTGGTGCGAAAGAGGGGACTTGAACCCCTAAGAGGATAACCCCACTGGATCCTAAGTCCAGCGCGTCTGCCAATTCCGCCACTTTCGCATCTTTTTTAGTATAGAATAATCCAAAAAAATATAACCCTTCCTTCTGTCAAGTTCTGATTGAGAAGCATTGCATTTAAAATAATCCGTTTAGAGCA
This window harbors:
- the clpP gene encoding ATP-dependent Clp endopeptidase proteolytic subunit ClpP; this encodes MSFVPIVIEQVGRSERAYDIYSRLLKDRIVFVGGVIEDNLANTVVAQLLHLEGEDPEKDIYMYINSPGGVISAGLAIYDTMQYIRPRVSTICIGQAASMAAVLLAAGAAGKRTALPNSRIMIHQPMGGAQGQATDIEIQAKEILYLRGRMNEILHLHTQQNIEKIMEDTERNYFMSAEEAKNYGIIDEVISVRK
- a CDS encoding trigger factor → MQVTFEQLNEVTKEINLTIPSEEVSDAYEKYLYKVSKDVNIPGFRKGKAPLNMLERLYADKIKEDFYNDYCYDAFMKAVKEYDIHYLLYPDVKDISWEKGNDMTIKIEIEYEPTLELKQIEGLTVPIKPILLEDKVEDFINEIAMKNSIVKEVETVESFDEIEVDINVQQGNDTQTILATFSASPDEANKLPELIGHHKGDTVQMKLSGKQIRDSALYADIEIEDETEYPCEIVIQTIKRKIMPELDDELAKDMEYDSMEDMRASISEEMRLRNEHFNMEIENAGIISEYFAENPFALPEKTIQYMVMDRMGKVKDEQLANFLYTQLRFMYTQDIIRTFILDSLLQKMPIELTDDMMEEYMTHMAIYNDIPVEAYKEKREKDTNIEDLRESAKEYFLLRQIAKTCSFVLKEETPDEQNLDMASDDTKEE